From the Natrarchaeobaculum aegyptiacum genome, one window contains:
- a CDS encoding glycosyltransferase family 4 protein, with translation MNVLVVTSHRPWELTEPLETTDVSVTTLEIDASRSLVQRTIDTVRGLYREFRGDRPDIVVVDVYEVSGLLTLLFSRLARTNVVVRLVGDRTGGVLLDQIQSARASGDRRSELVYRLMYLLSSVVISNADGAIVVSTDLKRTLCSRGTFRPERVAVVPVPFRMETLSDGGNTVDTNRRQLVQEEQVAEPRTRLLTVTNLKYQSKYDGVRTILSEITPLLGTHEDLEYVIAGGGVFEDRLRRDVIERLPPSIRERVTVTGYVEDVTSLYRSADIFVYVSYLDGYPNAVLEAQGMGLPVVANEDFGMVDQIQDGETGLLVDPDESGALRNAVERLLESPDEGRRLGENARNRVDTENAVSVIGTQLVSALCRLRSAR, from the coding sequence ATGAACGTGCTCGTCGTCACCTCCCACCGACCGTGGGAACTCACCGAACCGCTCGAGACGACCGACGTATCCGTCACGACCCTCGAGATCGACGCCTCGCGGTCGCTGGTCCAGCGGACGATCGATACCGTTCGCGGACTGTACCGAGAGTTTCGAGGTGATCGACCAGATATCGTCGTCGTAGACGTCTACGAGGTGTCCGGCCTGTTGACCCTCCTGTTCAGCCGACTGGCCCGGACGAACGTCGTCGTTCGGCTCGTCGGCGACCGGACGGGAGGTGTTTTGCTCGATCAGATCCAGTCGGCTCGTGCGTCGGGTGATCGACGATCTGAACTCGTCTACAGGCTGATGTACCTGTTGAGTTCGGTGGTGATTTCGAACGCAGACGGTGCGATCGTCGTCTCTACGGACCTGAAACGGACGCTGTGTTCGCGGGGCACGTTCCGCCCAGAACGCGTCGCTGTCGTTCCGGTTCCGTTCCGGATGGAGACGCTCTCCGACGGTGGCAACACCGTCGATACGAACCGTAGACAGTTGGTTCAGGAGGAACAGGTCGCAGAACCGAGAACCCGCCTCCTGACGGTGACGAATCTGAAGTACCAGAGCAAGTACGACGGCGTTCGGACGATCCTCTCGGAGATTACGCCGCTCTTGGGAACCCACGAAGACCTCGAGTACGTAATCGCCGGCGGGGGGGTCTTCGAGGATCGGCTTCGACGCGACGTCATAGAACGTCTTCCGCCGTCCATCCGCGAACGGGTGACCGTCACTGGCTACGTCGAGGACGTCACCAGCCTCTACCGGAGCGCGGACATCTTCGTCTACGTTTCCTATCTCGACGGGTATCCGAACGCCGTCCTCGAGGCCCAGGGGATGGGACTGCCCGTCGTCGCCAACGAGGATTTTGGGATGGTCGACCAGATTCAGGACGGTGAAACAGGTCTGCTCGTGGACCCCGACGAATCTGGAGCACTCAGAAACGCAGTCGAACGACTCCTCGAGTCACCCGACGAAGGGCGTCGACTCGGGGAGAACGCTCGAAACAGAGTCGACACGGAAAACGCGGTTTCGGTCATTGGTACCCAACTGGTGTCGGCGCTGTGCCGACTCAGAAGCGCCAGATGA
- a CDS encoding glycosyltransferase family 4 protein → MRILVVTSHRPWELTEPLETTDATVSTIQIDPSRSRTQRLRDAYCELTDRFERFEPDVVLLDLYELPGVLTARLAARHDVPLVMRLVGDRTGDLIADRLESAWNAGNYGRYVSWQVSKRLSEEILETATGAIVVSSDLRDRYVDRGVFEDESVAVVPVPFRPEAFDPTANSPATGSGRAESPLPPDVECDELVLTVTNLSFERKFRGVYTALDELEGVLEARPNAHYVVAGGGQYEQALRTTVECAVSADVRERVTVAGFVDDVASLYAAADVFVYVSHLDGYPNAVLEAQGMGLPVVANDAVGMVDQIDHDETGVVADPTESGAIATAVRELLTDDDRRSRIGQAARTRVTEDNSMSSVGAKLLTAVGSVS, encoded by the coding sequence GTGAGGATCCTCGTCGTCACCTCACATCGGCCGTGGGAACTCACCGAACCGCTCGAGACGACCGATGCGACGGTCTCGACGATCCAGATCGACCCCTCACGGTCACGAACACAGCGGCTCCGGGATGCCTACTGCGAACTCACCGACCGATTCGAACGGTTCGAACCGGACGTCGTCTTGCTCGACCTGTACGAACTCCCGGGAGTGCTCACGGCCCGCCTCGCAGCCCGTCACGACGTCCCACTCGTGATGCGTCTGGTTGGCGACCGGACGGGCGACCTGATCGCCGATCGCCTCGAGAGCGCCTGGAACGCTGGGAATTACGGTCGCTACGTGAGCTGGCAGGTCTCGAAACGCCTGAGCGAGGAGATTCTCGAGACCGCAACCGGTGCGATCGTCGTCTCGAGTGATCTCCGGGACCGGTACGTCGATCGCGGCGTCTTCGAGGATGAGTCCGTCGCGGTCGTCCCGGTTCCGTTTCGACCGGAGGCGTTCGATCCGACCGCTAACTCGCCAGCCACTGGATCCGGTAGAGCCGAATCCCCACTTCCGCCCGACGTCGAGTGTGACGAACTCGTGCTCACCGTGACCAATCTCTCGTTCGAACGGAAGTTTCGAGGCGTCTACACCGCACTCGACGAACTCGAGGGCGTCCTCGAGGCGCGACCGAACGCCCACTACGTGGTCGCAGGCGGTGGCCAGTACGAGCAGGCCCTTCGAACGACCGTCGAATGCGCTGTGTCGGCGGACGTCAGGGAGCGGGTCACCGTCGCCGGATTCGTCGACGACGTCGCCTCGCTGTACGCCGCCGCCGACGTCTTCGTCTACGTCTCACACCTCGACGGCTATCCGAACGCCGTTCTCGAGGCTCAGGGGATGGGACTGCCCGTCGTCGCCAACGATGCCGTCGGGATGGTCGACCAGATCGACCACGACGAGACCGGCGTCGTCGCAGATCCGACCGAATCGGGTGCGATCGCGACGGCCGTCCGCGAGTTACTGACAGACGACGATCGGCGGTCTCGAATCGGGCAAGCAGCTCGTACACGGGTCACAGAGGATAATTCGATGTCGAGTGTCGGAGCAAAATTGTTAACTGCAGTCGGTTCAGTGTCTTAA
- a CDS encoding FkbM family methyltransferase, with amino-acid sequence MIRRIQSAWSDASAAKYFFRRKLPEVAILTRRFRFVAAAIAFCHLLTGRKYYDTYFERVRRKGSDRRCVDVGEHQMVVDVSDDGLSRDLYLFGTREHNTTRIYERELERVERERNEPMVVLDVGSNAGYFALSALGATSEETDLIAFEPDGRTLPLLGENVERNGYADRVTVEELAIGPEPGAATIELASHSNLNQIRTDEIGAHTKAVQSTRQVTMESIDSYLRTSEIDPAAVGAVRMDVEGYEIEIIDGMKRLLESDHPLLLFLEMHPHMLRHEQTKAFLETLENAGFVVESVSIEGQISYLGFEERRELSFEDLVEIEHGYRVFFRR; translated from the coding sequence ATGATTCGACGAATTCAGTCAGCGTGGTCAGACGCATCGGCAGCCAAGTACTTTTTCCGACGGAAGCTCCCGGAAGTCGCGATTCTGACCAGACGGTTCCGGTTCGTCGCCGCCGCAATCGCGTTCTGTCACCTCCTCACCGGCCGCAAATACTACGACACGTACTTCGAGCGAGTCCGGCGAAAGGGTAGTGATCGCCGCTGCGTCGACGTCGGCGAACACCAAATGGTCGTCGACGTGAGCGACGACGGACTGTCACGTGACCTCTACCTGTTCGGAACACGAGAACACAACACGACGCGCATCTACGAGCGCGAACTCGAGCGCGTCGAGCGCGAACGAAACGAGCCGATGGTCGTCCTCGACGTCGGATCGAACGCCGGCTACTTCGCGCTGAGCGCACTCGGGGCGACGAGCGAGGAGACGGATCTGATCGCGTTCGAACCGGACGGACGGACGCTCCCGCTGTTGGGCGAAAATGTCGAGCGAAACGGCTACGCCGATCGAGTGACCGTCGAAGAGCTGGCGATTGGCCCCGAACCGGGAGCTGCAACCATCGAACTGGCGAGTCACTCGAACCTGAACCAGATCCGGACAGACGAGATCGGTGCCCACACCAAAGCCGTCCAGTCGACCAGACAGGTCACGATGGAGTCGATCGACTCCTACCTGAGGACCAGCGAAATCGATCCAGCGGCAGTCGGTGCCGTCCGGATGGACGTCGAGGGATACGAAATCGAAATTATCGACGGAATGAAACGTCTCCTCGAGTCGGATCACCCACTCCTGTTGTTCCTCGAGATGCACCCCCACATGTTGCGTCACGAACAGACGAAGGCGTTCCTCGAGACGCTCGAAAACGCCGGGTTCGTCGTCGAGTCCGTCTCGATCGAGGGACAGATCTCGTATCTCGGGTTCGAAGAACGACGGGAACTGTCGTTCGAGGACCTCGTAGAGATCGAGCACGGCTATCGAGTCTTCTTTCGGCGGTGA
- a CDS encoding glycosyltransferase, whose protein sequence is MSYRALAVTATHPDVIDPYHGIFNARSIRSLCSRGTTVDVVSPRPFAPPLGPYAEYRRIPRIAQTRRYEVHHPRFFYLLPKRLFYGLSGRSYARRVPEYVERTFPVPDLVHAYHVYPDGFGMLEYCDRHDLPLFVAVQGTLINEFSRFSRTVQARIRRTLRESEGVLCVSRALADRVDRICPTATSTVVPIGADPDRFPTGSADRIRRELDLPADETIVLFCGRFTTKKGIDELIDVLPAIDGRDVHVFFVGHDGRRRPALEREIVSHGLTEQTTVHHDLAPLALRRLYAIADVFVLPSHSEGRPTVIYEAMAARTAVIGTDVGGIPEQVADGETGYVVPPKDADRLRDVLCSLCDQPERQRQMGTAGYQRLLEQGWTWDAHAKRLESLHEEAIDA, encoded by the coding sequence ATGAGCTATCGCGCACTCGCCGTGACGGCGACCCATCCCGACGTCATCGACCCGTATCACGGTATCTTCAACGCACGGTCGATCAGGTCGCTGTGTAGTCGTGGGACGACCGTCGACGTCGTCTCCCCCCGACCGTTCGCCCCGCCACTCGGTCCCTACGCCGAGTACCGCCGGATCCCACGAATCGCACAGACCCGACGGTACGAGGTTCACCATCCACGGTTTTTCTACCTCCTTCCGAAGCGATTGTTCTACGGGCTCTCCGGGCGCTCGTACGCTCGACGCGTCCCCGAGTACGTCGAGCGGACGTTCCCAGTGCCGGACCTCGTCCACGCCTACCACGTGTATCCGGACGGGTTCGGTATGCTCGAGTACTGTGATCGACACGACCTCCCGCTGTTCGTCGCCGTGCAGGGGACGTTGATCAACGAATTCTCGAGGTTCTCCCGGACCGTTCAGGCTCGAATCCGACGGACGCTTCGTGAGAGCGAGGGCGTCCTCTGTGTGAGCCGGGCACTCGCAGACCGCGTCGACCGGATCTGTCCGACTGCAACGTCGACGGTCGTCCCGATCGGTGCCGATCCCGACCGATTCCCGACCGGGTCTGCCGATCGCATCAGGCGCGAACTCGACCTCCCGGCGGACGAGACGATCGTGCTCTTCTGTGGTCGGTTCACCACGAAAAAAGGAATCGACGAACTCATCGACGTCCTTCCAGCGATCGACGGACGGGACGTTCACGTCTTCTTCGTCGGTCACGACGGACGACGTCGACCAGCACTCGAGCGGGAGATCGTCTCCCACGGATTGACCGAACAGACGACGGTCCACCACGACCTCGCGCCACTCGCACTCCGGAGACTGTACGCCATCGCCGACGTCTTCGTGCTCCCGAGTCACAGCGAGGGACGGCCGACGGTCATCTACGAGGCGATGGCCGCCCGCACGGCCGTCATCGGGACGGACGTCGGCGGGATTCCCGAACAGGTCGCCGACGGCGAGACCGGGTACGTCGTCCCCCCGAAAGACGCCGATCGGCTTCGAGACGTGCTGTGTTCTCTCTGTGACCAGCCAGAGCGACAGCGACAGATGGGAACGGCTGGATACCAGCGCCTGCTCGAGCAGGGGTGGACCTGGGATGCTCACGCGAAGCGACTCGAGTCGCTCCACGAGGAGGCGATCGACGCGTGA
- a CDS encoding glycosyltransferase family 4 protein, producing MLLTLLDALVDGIVSSSHARTDDTGDDPNVLVVSQKYPPENGGNAARIGDLTRHMTEDADVTVLAPPPCYPPTAFEWSWKRARTETRDGVRVHRLWAVQLRGTDPSFLERMAYYLTFAVHACLWLCWHRREFDVVVTTSPPIFTGFGAFPVHLLGSITWVVDIRDLWIDVSADLGFIDDDGLAARLSRRYRELELRRADLLTVTSPGTTEQLREQYDFETPVSLVPNGVDTRRFRPAGDVAVDREASDRRRSTHTHPEVATSGSGASQAPTEVDLIYTGNLGYAQDLETCIRALSHTERAVTLRIVGDGDRRDALEELAVEVGVDEQVEFTGLVDRETVPDLLTDARIGLAPLEDRESLSYAVPTKLYEYMACGLPVLATGRGQIERHVDDSGAGVVAADDPAAVAAVIDDLLDDEQVRREYGRRGREFVTDQYDRRAIARSFAADLDRLSST from the coding sequence ATGCTCCTGACACTCCTCGATGCACTCGTCGACGGAATCGTCTCCAGTTCACACGCTCGAACTGACGACACGGGCGACGACCCGAACGTACTCGTCGTCTCCCAGAAGTATCCGCCCGAGAACGGTGGCAACGCCGCACGAATCGGTGACCTGACCCGGCACATGACCGAAGACGCCGACGTCACGGTGCTCGCTCCACCGCCGTGTTACCCGCCGACCGCGTTCGAGTGGTCCTGGAAACGCGCTCGTACCGAAACCCGCGACGGTGTTCGGGTCCACCGGCTCTGGGCCGTCCAGCTTCGCGGGACCGATCCGTCGTTTCTCGAGCGGATGGCCTACTACCTCACCTTTGCCGTCCACGCGTGCCTGTGGCTCTGCTGGCACCGCCGGGAGTTCGACGTCGTGGTGACGACCTCGCCGCCGATCTTCACCGGCTTTGGGGCCTTTCCCGTCCACCTGCTCGGGTCGATCACGTGGGTCGTCGATATCCGCGACCTCTGGATCGACGTCTCGGCGGACCTCGGATTCATCGACGACGACGGCCTCGCCGCCCGACTCAGCCGCCGCTATCGCGAACTCGAGTTACGTCGGGCGGATCTGCTCACCGTCACCTCCCCTGGAACGACCGAGCAGTTACGCGAACAGTACGACTTCGAGACTCCGGTCTCGCTCGTCCCTAACGGCGTCGATACGCGACGGTTCAGGCCTGCTGGCGACGTCGCGGTCGACCGCGAAGCGTCCGACCGCAGGCGTTCTACCCACACCCACCCCGAGGTGGCAACCAGCGGCTCGGGTGCCTCGCAGGCCCCGACCGAGGTCGACCTGATCTACACCGGTAACCTCGGTTACGCACAGGACCTCGAGACCTGCATTCGGGCGCTTTCTCACACGGAGCGAGCGGTCACCCTCCGGATCGTCGGCGACGGCGACCGGCGAGACGCACTCGAGGAACTCGCTGTCGAGGTGGGCGTCGACGAGCAGGTCGAGTTCACGGGACTGGTCGATCGCGAGACCGTCCCGGATCTGCTCACCGACGCCCGGATCGGCCTCGCCCCGCTCGAGGACCGCGAGTCGCTTTCCTACGCGGTGCCGACGAAACTCTACGAGTACATGGCCTGTGGGCTGCCCGTCCTCGCGACCGGACGCGGCCAGATCGAGCGTCACGTCGACGACTCGGGCGCTGGCGTGGTCGCGGCCGACGATCCGGCGGCTGTCGCTGCGGTGATCGACGACTTGCTCGACGACGAGCAGGTGCGCCGCGAGTACGGTCGCCGTGGCCGCGAATTCGTCACCGACCAGTACGATCGACGTGCGATCGCCCGGTCGTTCGCGGCCGACCTCGACCGACTCTCGTCGACGTGA
- a CDS encoding glycosyltransferase gives MSYRLLAAATNHPDPVNPYVGVFNARSIGALADRDVTVDAVVPRPFAPPIGPYSSYRRIPRTSPARGYTVHHPRFLYAIPKRLGYGLTGRSYASRVPAYADRTFDRPDVVHGFHLYPDAYGFSDYCDDRDVPLFATAHGTLLNQFESYSRGVRSKIRATLRACERVLCVSDALEKRVREYCPDADTAVVPIGADPSRFPTDQTDQIRHELDIPDESPVVLFCGHFSRQKGVDDLIETLPTLAETDAHYFFTGRDGDRRVPLETAIVDAGLADRATVMCDVPPLALRRLFAVADVFVLPSHSEGRPTVIYEAMAARTAVLATSVGGVPEQVTDGETGVVIPPGEPDALAHELELLCADPGQRETFATAGLERLRDHGWTWTDHAARLDRHYREAIDR, from the coding sequence ATGAGCTACCGACTCCTCGCTGCCGCGACGAATCATCCAGATCCGGTCAATCCGTACGTCGGCGTCTTCAACGCCAGGTCGATCGGGGCGCTCGCCGATCGGGACGTGACCGTCGACGCGGTCGTTCCGCGCCCGTTCGCGCCGCCGATCGGCCCGTACTCGTCGTACCGACGCATCCCCCGAACGTCGCCAGCCCGGGGATACACGGTCCACCATCCGCGATTCCTGTATGCAATCCCGAAACGCCTGGGATACGGACTTACCGGCCGCTCGTATGCATCCCGCGTGCCGGCGTACGCCGACCGGACGTTCGACCGGCCTGACGTCGTCCACGGGTTCCACCTCTACCCCGACGCCTACGGATTCAGCGACTACTGTGACGACCGCGACGTCCCGCTGTTCGCGACGGCACACGGAACCTTGCTCAACCAGTTCGAATCGTACAGTCGCGGCGTTCGCTCGAAGATCCGTGCGACGCTGCGTGCGTGTGAACGCGTCCTCTGTGTCAGCGACGCACTCGAGAAACGAGTCCGGGAGTACTGTCCGGACGCAGACACCGCAGTCGTCCCGATCGGTGCCGATCCGAGTCGATTCCCGACCGACCAGACCGATCAGATTCGCCACGAACTGGACATTCCGGATGAGAGCCCCGTCGTGCTCTTCTGTGGACACTTCAGCCGACAGAAGGGCGTCGACGACCTCATCGAGACCCTCCCGACGCTGGCCGAAACCGACGCCCACTACTTCTTTACGGGCCGGGATGGCGACCGCCGCGTCCCGCTCGAGACGGCCATCGTCGACGCTGGGCTCGCAGACCGGGCGACCGTCATGTGTGACGTCCCCCCGCTCGCGCTACGGCGACTGTTCGCCGTCGCCGACGTCTTCGTCCTCCCGAGTCACAGCGAGGGACGGCCGACGGTCATCTACGAGGCGATGGCCGCCCGCACAGCCGTGCTCGCGACGTCCGTCGGCGGCGTCCCCGAACAGGTCACCGACGGCGAAACCGGCGTGGTGATCCCACCCGGTGAGCCCGACGCGCTGGCCCACGAACTCGAGTTGCTGTGTGCAGACCCAGGGCAGCGTGAGACCTTCGCCACGGCCGGCCTCGAGCGACTGCGCGACCACGGGTGGACGTGGACCGACCACGCCGCCCGACTGGATCGACACTACCGCGAGGCGATCGATCGATGA
- a CDS encoding alginate lyase family protein: protein MSESSPGRPVDRERSIVTAASESTDRSGPAADLESCIVPLQTALRMQPRQLAGILERTARHAVIPRLPVDFDGRYDRTVPARVRVRREPIARDTERYRAALDDATRARYRDGASAAATGTVTFLGQSIDFEGPVPDWDHDRLTELPLLWRLKLQAFEPLEWLVLGYGRPDASDGLDERFDRWICDWAGSNPVGTRQYLRRSWIPHAVSLRLLNWCRYAVWAGHDGSTAAGRTLYHEIYKNAAFLANHVEWDVGGNHLIENAAALVVAGVLFDDHETGWIETGLDVLEHATETQFLDDGGHFERSPMYHVMTVSRYLTAASVLTEAGRDVPRFIEETAANGVAFLDALEPPNGRIPLLNDAVYEEVETIQTLRSYAAAAGIDPGSDRSQTPVEGSRAPTASGYYWLEAGDARVLVDGGPVGPRHLPGHSHNDQLQFCLWVDETPMIVDTGTYEYAPTVRRRYSRSVRAHNTVQVGESEPIALAGQYAMGARAAPTVRRYEPTEPARFEGRFRAPGGLRDVVGSVPGVKADRTGGYTHRRTIVAADAHVLVTDTVDETPFTSRLHFHPTVTVREIEPGTYVATDDTARTQLFVSVLTTDAASRAVASEYYPAFGVREQRTTLEFEVEHGRTCRYVLRTDGELPAEDRIEPLRTESRRR from the coding sequence GTGAGCGAGTCCTCACCCGGGCGGCCGGTCGACCGCGAGCGGTCGATCGTCACGGCCGCGAGCGAGTCGACGGACCGATCCGGACCGGCCGCCGACCTCGAGTCGTGTATCGTTCCGCTCCAGACTGCACTGCGAATGCAGCCCCGCCAGCTCGCCGGAATCCTCGAGCGAACGGCGAGACACGCGGTGATCCCTCGACTCCCGGTCGATTTCGACGGCCGGTACGATCGGACGGTTCCCGCCCGCGTTCGCGTTCGGCGCGAGCCGATCGCCCGTGATACGGAACGGTACAGGGCTGCCCTCGACGACGCGACGCGAGCGCGGTATCGCGACGGTGCATCGGCGGCGGCGACGGGAACGGTCACGTTCCTCGGTCAGTCGATCGACTTCGAGGGACCGGTTCCGGACTGGGATCACGATCGCCTCACCGAGTTACCGCTGCTGTGGCGGCTCAAGTTGCAGGCGTTCGAACCGCTCGAGTGGCTCGTCCTCGGCTACGGGAGGCCGGACGCGAGCGACGGACTCGACGAGCGATTCGACCGCTGGATCTGCGACTGGGCGGGGTCGAACCCGGTCGGTACCCGGCAGTACCTGCGTCGCTCGTGGATTCCACACGCCGTCTCGCTTCGGCTCCTCAACTGGTGTCGATACGCTGTGTGGGCCGGCCACGACGGGTCGACGGCCGCCGGACGGACGCTCTACCACGAGATCTACAAGAACGCCGCGTTCCTCGCGAACCACGTCGAGTGGGACGTCGGTGGCAACCACCTGATCGAGAACGCCGCGGCACTCGTGGTCGCCGGCGTCCTGTTCGACGACCACGAGACTGGCTGGATCGAAACCGGCCTCGACGTCCTCGAGCACGCCACCGAGACGCAGTTTCTCGACGACGGTGGCCACTTCGAACGCAGCCCCATGTACCACGTCATGACGGTCAGTCGATACCTCACGGCCGCGAGCGTCCTCACGGAGGCCGGACGGGACGTCCCCCGGTTCATCGAGGAGACAGCAGCGAACGGTGTCGCATTTCTCGACGCACTCGAGCCACCGAACGGTCGGATCCCACTGCTCAACGACGCAGTCTACGAGGAGGTCGAGACGATCCAGACCCTCCGGTCGTACGCGGCCGCCGCCGGCATCGACCCCGGGAGCGATCGGTCCCAGACGCCAGTCGAAGGATCGAGGGCACCGACGGCGTCGGGCTACTACTGGCTCGAAGCGGGTGACGCTCGAGTGCTCGTCGACGGCGGCCCCGTCGGACCGCGCCACCTCCCCGGTCACTCCCACAACGATCAGCTTCAGTTCTGTCTCTGGGTCGACGAGACGCCGATGATCGTCGACACGGGAACCTACGAGTACGCGCCGACGGTTCGGCGGCGGTACAGTCGAAGTGTCCGCGCCCACAACACCGTGCAGGTCGGTGAGAGCGAACCGATCGCCCTCGCCGGCCAGTACGCGATGGGGGCTCGAGCGGCCCCGACGGTGCGGCGGTACGAACCCACCGAACCGGCCCGCTTCGAGGGCCGGTTCCGGGCACCGGGAGGACTCCGCGACGTGGTCGGCTCGGTTCCGGGGGTCAAAGCGGATCGGACAGGGGGCTACACGCACCGGCGGACGATCGTCGCCGCCGACGCGCACGTTCTGGTGACGGACACGGTCGACGAGACGCCGTTTACGAGCCGGCTCCACTTCCATCCCACCGTGACGGTTCGGGAGATCGAACCGGGAACGTACGTTGCCACCGACGATACCGCTCGCACGCAGCTTTTCGTCTCGGTCCTGACGACCGATGCCGCGAGTCGAGCCGTCGCGAGTGAGTACTATCCGGCATTCGGTGTCCGTGAGCAACGGACCACACTCGAGTTCGAGGTCGAACACGGGAGGACGTGCAGGTACGTGCTCCGAACGGACGGTGAGTTGCCAGCCGAAGATCGCATCGAGCCCCTCCGAACCGAGAGTCGACGACGATGA
- a CDS encoding glycosyltransferase family 2 protein — protein sequence MTQVTYADGRIEQEVSVSTDDPVVGMVLTPDRGATVPAAILRARQHGWHTIVTTTDPDLEWFAVVQEMDDVLTVSPTDLDTDGVTDPWENLTRTARSAGFPGVVAHCDPTVPVDYDASAQRLAETDRYSVEAVATPPVDTEATVLAAIPAFNEAAEIDTVVSSALEYADEVLVVDDGSTDGTPSIAREAGATVVEHERNRGYGGSLKTIFGQAARSQATHLVILDGDGQHDPADIPALVDAQRDSEAELVIGSRFAPGSETSLPAYRRVGLFVVNVLTNLSLGVVRPRSWVGDTQSGFRAYDRRAIESLAMDDSIGDEMGASTDILHHAHSHDYHIDEVGTTIDYDVDNASSQNPVTHGLHLVVNILRTVEEERPLSSLGLPGFASTIVGVGVAYLTMTTYIDAGTFPLGLALVSVFLTLAGIFACFTSIILHSLNRHVD from the coding sequence ATGACGCAAGTGACATACGCCGATGGACGGATCGAACAGGAGGTCTCGGTGTCCACCGACGATCCCGTCGTCGGCATGGTGCTGACCCCAGACCGTGGTGCGACCGTTCCGGCGGCGATCCTCCGGGCCCGACAGCACGGCTGGCACACTATCGTCACCACTACCGATCCCGACCTCGAGTGGTTCGCGGTCGTCCAGGAGATGGACGACGTCCTGACGGTGTCGCCGACGGATCTCGATACCGACGGTGTCACCGATCCGTGGGAAAACCTCACGCGGACCGCTCGATCCGCTGGCTTTCCGGGAGTGGTGGCCCACTGCGATCCGACCGTTCCGGTCGACTACGACGCGAGCGCACAGCGCCTCGCCGAGACCGACCGGTACAGCGTCGAGGCAGTCGCGACGCCGCCGGTCGACACGGAAGCAACCGTTCTCGCGGCGATCCCGGCGTTCAACGAGGCGGCGGAGATCGATACCGTCGTCTCGAGCGCACTCGAGTACGCAGACGAGGTGCTCGTCGTCGACGACGGGAGCACGGACGGGACGCCGTCGATCGCTCGCGAGGCCGGTGCCACGGTCGTCGAACACGAGCGCAACCGGGGGTACGGTGGTTCGTTGAAGACGATCTTCGGCCAGGCGGCTCGCTCGCAGGCCACACACCTCGTGATCCTCGACGGTGACGGCCAGCACGATCCGGCCGACATTCCAGCGCTGGTCGACGCCCAGCGCGATTCGGAGGCCGAACTCGTAATCGGCAGTCGATTCGCACCGGGCTCTGAGACGTCGCTGCCAGCGTACCGGCGGGTCGGCCTCTTCGTCGTAAACGTCCTGACGAACCTCAGCCTCGGCGTCGTCAGGCCCCGCTCGTGGGTGGGGGATACCCAGAGTGGGTTTCGAGCCTACGACAGACGTGCGATCGAATCGCTCGCGATGGACGACTCGATCGGCGACGAGATGGGTGCGAGCACGGACATCCTCCACCACGCCCACAGCCACGACTACCACATCGACGAGGTCGGAACGACGATCGACTACGACGTCGACAACGCCAGCAGCCAGAATCCCGTCACCCACGGGTTACACCTCGTGGTCAACATCCTTCGGACGGTCGAAGAAGAACGCCCGCTCTCGAGTCTCGGCCTTCCCGGATTCGCCAGTACCATCGTCGGTGTCGGCGTCGCCTACCTGACGATGACGACCTACATCGACGCAGGGACGTTCCCGCTCGGACTCGCACTGGTGTCGGTGTTTCTCACTCTCGCCGGCATCTTCGCGTGTTTCACCTCGATCATCCTTCACTCGCTGAACCGCCACGTCGATTGA